DNA from Antennarius striatus isolate MH-2024 chromosome 1, ASM4005453v1, whole genome shotgun sequence:
gcctacactGATGTTGTGCAGctgttctgtatttttgttggCCTGGTATGTTCACAAGTGGAAAGTCAATGTCCTAAATCACATTatgtatgaaaaataatattcaaacaTAAGTTTTTAAGGACATGAAGTGgcgtaaaatgtttttttctaacaGACTGAAGGTTATATATGCAATGAAAGGTGCTATAAAACAAGAACACAGTTATGATTGCTGTTAAAGGTGTAGGTCTTGTAATGTATTTCTTGTCTGCAGTGGATTAGCGTGCCCTTTGCCTTGTTGAACCCTGCCGTGTCGGACATTGCGGTTACCGCGGTGAAGCAGGTGTACCAGTCGCCCTGGAGAGGCAGCATTCAGAGGAAAGACACCTGGGTCTGGTTGGACAACTTCTGCCTCCTGGTAGCAGAACCAACAActtattccatccatccatctattcatccatccctTTGTCAACAcctaaaaaaagataaatcagaCTGTTACATTAAATACTGACACACTGACAGTTTGGTGATCAATCGGAAAAATATTTAGGGATCATTTTGATCATCAGATGTGCTTGGCtctgttgatttgtttttatttctgttactGAAATAATCACATCAGTGATTtatatatgaatacattttgattTGAATCATTTAGATCAAACCATCCTCTGGTCTTGACATCTGCATTATAGACTGTAAACTGAATCAATTAGAAGAACCTGTAGTTGAGGGATGtactgtattcatttatttgaatttttgtaAAATCTACCAGGAGAAGTCAAGAAGCCTGAGGTCAATTTTGTCTTATAAGACAAACTGAATGAAATCTCAGTCTGTCAGAAATATTTACTCGCTCCAAAGatctgtgttgttttcttgCTAACACCATCATGCATTCTTTCCATCCATGCATCCTTATCTTCGTCTCTTCGTGCACAAGCACCTATCTGTGCACAAGCACGTGGATGCACATGTTATCTCTGTTCTGCTGGTATAACTAGAAGCAAGGGCCTAAGTTTGATTTGGAAAGTATCTTCAGCTATTATAGTGCTGTTGGGGTGATTTTTTGCGCCATATGTGTGAAACTGACCTCCGCTCTGCTTTGATTTCTTGCAGATAATGGGAGGAATCCCCTGGCAGGTGTATTTTCAGAGAGTCCTGTCCGCCTCCTCGGCCACCTACGCCCAGGTCCTCTCCTTCCTGGCTGCTTTCGGCTGCCTCGTCATGGCTGTGCCCTCCATTCTCATCGGGGCCATCGGGGCCTCCACAGGTGAGAGAGCTCGCTCATAAGCTATGCATATGGAGGGTCTGTGTctgtggctggggggggggtgtatgggGTTTATGGGCCCTTAGATCTGAGAGCAGCCTGGTAAATAGCAGCTGGTTCTCCTCATCTATAATGAAGCACCAGTCCGTTTAATAACCATGCTGTTTGTGTAAATATTACATTAGATGGAGGCGAGGGACCAAATTAGAGGTTTGATCAGCAGATTTTTAGGCGTCAAATTTCTCAGGGAACATCTGAGTACATAAGTTTGTTATGTCTCGTTTcggaaataaattaaaaatgaacatgtGTGAAAACATGAGCAATCGTGACCAATTAAACTGATGCGAAAATAGAATTTATTTGACTTTAGTGAAATTGGTCAGACAAGCCCACCTTTATAAGAattaagaaatgaaaaagaaatgatatcttatttacagtattttctgcactataaggcgcatcggaCTTCAATGAGTGCCGTATTTCAAAACCttttcatatacagtgtataagacacactggattataaggcgcactgttggcttttgagaaaattaaaggcttttaagtaATTGGCCAATGATGACGATGCATGTGTGATGTAATGGTGAGTAAATACTTTCATTCGTAACAATCATGAAAACCTACCAGGCTGTCatcatacagtacattattGATTAGTTTCTGCATACTGGGAATATTGGacgtccatctatccatccatccatccatccatccatccatccatccatccatccatgtaggGAATATTGGACGTGTCTTTGTAAACCTTCCGTTTGCTAGACTGGAACCAGACATCCTACGGGGCCATTCCTCCCAAAGACAAGGACCAAGCGGATATGATTCTACCCATCGTGTTGCAACACCTTTGTCCGCCGTTTGTCTCCTTTTTCGGCCTGGGTGCAGTTTCTGCCGCCGTCATGTCGTCTGCGGACTCTTCCATCCTTTCAGCGAGCTCGATGTTCGCGCGGAACATCTACCAGCTAGCTTTTAGGCAATCGGTAGGTACATGTGCATCACCGGATGGCTTTGAGTCCTAAGAAGTCTTCTGTTTTTGAATTTCATGATCCTTTATCCACTCCTCTCTGTACAGGCATCCGACAATGAGATTGTGTGGGTGATGCGTATCACCATCTTTTTATTTGGAGGCCTCGCCACGGTGATGGCGCTGGTGACCGGCACGGTTTACGGCCTGTGGTACTTGAGCTCGGATCTGGTTTACGTCATCATCTTCCCCCAGCTGCTCAGCGTGCTCTTCATCAAGGGCACCAACACTTACGGCTCGGTAGCGGCCTACCTGTTCGGCATGCTGCTGCGTGTGGGTGGAGGAGAGCCCTACCTGCGACTGCCTCCGTTCATCTACTACCCTGGTTGGACCACCGAGCAGCGGATGAACCACATGACTGGACTGATGGAGGAAGTCATCGTCCAGCGGTTCCCCTTcaagaccatctccatgctcGCCTCTTTTCTGGGAAACGTCGCCTTCTCCTACCTGGCGAAGTATCTATTTGAAAGCGGCAAGATTTCGCATAAATACGACTTCCTCGACGCAGTGGTGTCCAAGCACAGTGGAGAAATCATGGATAAGACCACGCTTGTAACCCGTGGCAACAACATTGGTCTGTCGGAGATGGCGCCCGTCAAACCGCGGTTGAGTGTGACTTTGGCAGCTGCATTCACACGCCGCGACACATTGCCAACGGAAacggtggaggaagaggaggagtccaGTCCTGACTCCTCTCACCTCGATGAAGAGTGACATTCTAGAATGTGATCGTATATGTAGAAAAAAGACGTTATTGAACTACTGGAGAGCTGGCTATGTagaaactctaaaaaaaaaagttgcaacTAAAAGACGCAAAATATCCACAGCGTGCCACAAATCGTCTGATTGGATAAAAGCCGGATGTCAGGATACATAGCATAGTATCACACCGACACTCATATAGCACTAATAGATAGTTAGGTGTACTTTGCATTCATCCTTTTTTTGAGATACAATCAGAGAATCTGAGTCTGAAATGTCACATCAGATACGTGACGACGAATGAAACGACTGACAGAAGCAATTGACTGGTTTCAGAAAGacttatgtatttattgttgtgTTCTGATGATGTAAAAGCAAtaacgcacacgcacacgcgcgcacacacacacacacacacacacacacacacacacgtagtaCGACATAATCGGGAAGTTTTATAGCTTTAGCGTCACATCAAGCCAGTAGCTTTATGTCACATGCAAACAAATTCACATTCTGACCagtgtttttaatcaaataccCATCGTGTCAGGATATATGTCATTTTTGAAGAAATTGTCtctataaattacattaatctCTACTGAAACAATGAATCAAGAAAGAAACAATCCACTTATCCCAAGTAGAAAGCATAAATGCGGAAGTTGACTTTAAAAAGATCACGAATATTCTCTGTAATGTCAGTTTTAATCATGAGAGTCAGTGTAAATTAGTGTATAAAGTTATCCTGTGTTACTGCCTTAATGACGCTCATAAGATTACACTCAAAGCTGTGACTGGACTCTGGTCCTTTTGCAGACAAAGACTTGAATATGAATGTAACCTCTAAAAGAACGAAAAGATCTCATTATGTCAAGTGGTGTACCTCGACTGTCGTCTGtgcacgtctgtgtgtgtgatttttgcaAAAGACAAACAGCGGCAGCGGAATCCATTCTGTGTTGCAGAGAGTGGCATGAAGATTCTTTTCTCTGTGTCGTGGATGTTTGTGTAAATATAGTGGGATGTACAGATATCAAAAATGATTCTATCTGAGAAAGACGGTGATCGGATGGAGAAGATGCTGtctaaatgtttatttatttttgatgtcGTACGcgatgaaacaataaaaaaaaaaaaaggagaaattatTTGGGAATTTCACCAAATCAAGAGTaacagtttggaaaaaaaacgcCCACTGACTAGTTTTGGTTTTTTCAACAGGTAATTTCTTTTAATCTCATTACTTAATTATCTTTTCGTGCATTAATGAGATATCTTAGACTCATTTTTCAGGACATATAGCTGTCTGTTGTTGATGAAAATGTCTGTCTTTTGCAGGCCGGTCGGGCTCTTTGTCATCCATCAGGCCCTTTTAGCTAGCCGGACGCAAAAAAGGGAACATGTCGGAAAACGTGACTGAAATTATGATCGCTTGGCTCGCATCTTTGTCCCCTTCCTTAGCTGCAGTGAAAGACGGTATCTTAAAATagcccttctctctctctgcttatTTACATTACCTTAAGTGCTGCGCTCTTTCTTGTCCGGGACTCTGGGAGGAGCCACCAGAAGATGGGCGGGGTTTGCTGGTGGTCAGGCAGGAATAGAGTTAGAGGGGAGGGCGTGGCTTACAAAATTCGCCAATGATGACGAGCAGGAATGACGCAGGTGCCCCGCCCGTGCCCTGCTCCTCCCCTCGCTCAGTGGCCGGTGTCCTTTCTTACGTCCTTGAGAAGTGAGACCAATCCCATAAAAAGAACAAGAGGGCGGAGTAAGAGCGAGAGCGTCCCAATCTCCATTCATAGAAAGTACCTCAGAAAGCACTCATGATAATTGACAATTATGAAGGGAAACTGTCGCTCGCCCAAGTCAATCCATTTATTTACGGCTTTACGGGATTTTTGAATGAGGGGGTGATTTTTTCTTTGGAGCCTCTACTAGGGAGCTTTTGGATCTAAACcaaataatattcattcattcataacagCTGGATATTTTTAGAACGTCCCATAATGTCTTTTCAGGAGTCACTCATATTTATCCAGGGTAGATTAtaaatgcttttcttttcaatCGTAAGACTTTCGAAAtgtatagatttttttattttttatttttgctttccCATTACGTAATTAAATAACCCAGATGATCAGTCTTGATCAATAGGTCATGCAAACCAACAACGAACCTTCAGAACACCCACTTTCCTGAAAAAACATCATTTGATCATGAAAGGAGATCTTATTAGGCTTCAGAgtgtttgaataaataataattagaattTTTCCTCCATTGTGTTTCATCTCCAGCAGCTATCGgattcattttttccccccagactTGTGTGAGAACACAGAAACCAGGGGGAGGGTGTGCAGAAATGAGATTACAcaggacagacagatagacatcAAAGCAGAGTGACTCATGattatttcaaatgtcattCCTTAAATTTTGTGTATTGGTTTAATTTTGATAAGAGGTTATAGTTAGATCCAAATTTGATCAATGTGAATTTCAATTAATGTAACTGGAGTGGGGGAGGGGTGCAAGATGTTTAAGACAAGTAAATTTATTGACCACGTTTAGAGGAAATGAATAACGCTAGCGAACAAAGATCAAGAGCTGCAACCTCTGCTGCTCCAATTTGAATGTAAAACTAAatgctttcattcatttaatttaattatgatTGTATTTTCCGGAATTGTATTTACACTTACTTCCATTTTACAAATAACTTTATATATATTTCCTGCAGTGCCCCTTTGAAAGGACATCTGTAATGATGGTTACAGGCCTGAGTAGAACCCATTTGAAATGCAGACTGgcttaaatatttcttttctctgcatttttttttttttcataaaaaagtTCAGGCTCCTTTTCAAACCATCTCCTTCAATCAATAATCCTGATACGGTTGGTACATGAGTAATTTTCGCTTGACAGGTTTTACTGCTCTGTATGAGACGCCACCGTCTCCTCAGGCCCGTCCCAGCAGATGTGCGCTGAGGCTTTAAGTTACTACGTCACATTTTTTTGTGGAAGTTGAGCGCCAGACCCTCCCCCGATTGGCTTTGATGTCGTAAAATTTTGCTCCACTTTATCTTTAAGATTTTAGGTGGCCACCGAGACACCGTTCCCCTTGAGCGGAGCGTCCTGCGCGGTGAAGGTCACAGAACTGAGTAATGCGAAAAATCGCAAAGGGGCACTTTAACATTCCTCTttgtgaaaaaatgtcaaatgtacaATTTGATCGTGACGAAGAGCGTCAGAATCTGGATCTCCGgtgtgaatgaaagcagcttgtAGCTCATCCGAGGCCGAGGCTCCACCATCACTTTGGCAGGTCACTATTTATGTCCTGCTTAAGTAATGTCCCCCTGTAATGTAATTGCGAGGCGGATAATTGGAACATCGGGATAGGGAACATGGgccagggaggaggaagaggaaaagatgtGGTGCTGGTCTGAGAAGGAGATCGGAGATAGGAGGCTGGTGGGTTTCATCCGGGTtgacatgaggaaaaaacagtttttatttatagcTCAAAACATACACCAGTAACACACCGCAAGGTAATGTCACATCTAATTGCTTCCCATAtatctcctccatctcctccattaGGCCCTCTGAGGACCTGAAGAGCATCTTTAGAGAAATGAATGCAGCGGCTGTTCTAATCAGATCAGCCACGACATTCTAACCCAATAGAGCCGGCTTTGTTCTGCAGCAGGTAGACGGTCTGTGTCCGACCACAGGAATGAGGGCGCGATCAGCAAAACAGCCTGATTCCCAGTCATGTATCACGAATCTGCTGCACCGATATGAAAttagaaccagtcagaacctcagagtctgtttttttgtttgttttttttgtttttttttacaagtggAGGGTAAATCGAtgataatttgatttttaccaTCAGACCTGCATGCCTGGACAGTCGACTGACAGAGAGACAAAATGACACACAAGACACAGCATAACGAAACCTTCCTTATTCTTATGTACTGTTACTGTGATCCTACATGACTTAACTGAAACATTACATATTTAGATTAGGACGAAAAGAGTCAATCACTCTGTTTCCTTATGGATTTAAACGACAAAGCTGCTTCATTTcttgacaggaagtcaacaaaTTCAGTGAAAATCAACGTTCTCTCCTACTTTCCCTGAAATGATCAGTTCTTCATTATATATTTTACAACCACACTGCTGTACAACATGTCCTTTTCAACCCATCTCTCTTCTCGAGgcaggggaggaggaagggacGTGCTGGATGGACAGGACTTTTTTTTGATCTTATAGAAAGTCAGTGGGGAGAATAATGCCAAACACACTGGATGAAAAGCTCACTCCTGCCTCGGGGGACCTGTTCCCTCTCCCAGTGAAGGCGCTGGAGGAGGGGCGTGGGGGTGGATGGGACCCACGTGAACTATTCAGACACACATTCGTGCACGAAGCGCCTGGTGGAGGGTGAGTGACGCAGAGGGACAGAAGTGAAGATGGGACGTTTTCTTAGGAATGTGGATTCAGATGAGAGAAACATTAGACTTCTCAGTAGCTGTGCATGATTTAGTGTGGATTAAGTCGGTTACCACGACgtcacattaaaacacagaaatgactGCATGGTGTGACGCTCAGGGACAGTCATGGCGGCCCTCCAGAGATGAAACAAAGGACAAAGACTGGGAGGGAATGGTGGGAGGGTTGGCGTCGTACCTCTTAGATCATCACGATGCATCAGCCTCCAGCCCCGCCCTTGTCTTttgcgctgtgtgtgtgtgtgtgtgtgtgtgtgtgtgtgtgtgtgtgtgtgtgtgtgtgtgtgtgtgtgtgtgtgtgtgtgtgtgtgtgtgtgtgtgtgtgtgtgtgtgtgtgtgtgtgtttgagtgtcttTGGTATCAGTGCCCCAGCTGAGTCGGAGCCAGAGGATCCATTAGAGCTGATTGAGGAGCACAAGAGTGCAGACGTAACCCTGAGAAGGTGACgagaacacgcacacacacacacacacacacacacacacacacacacacacacacacacacacacacacacacacacacacacacacacacacacacacacacacacacacacacacacagtctggtcACATAAAGCACGGATAAAATAAAAGGCattacacacacttacacacccGCATACTCACAACAGTTCTATCCTTTATcagtgggggggtgtgggggcggGGATGGGGAGGCAGAAATCAATATTTGAACCACAGTGAGGAAGTGACGCTATGCTGAGCTCACCCTCATTCACTCCTCCCCACTAACATGGTGGATATAAAAGTTCATATTAAGTGGAGCTCATGTTAAGTGGAGCTGTGAAgtgttgacacctcccactctggTCCTGGACAATCGGACCTGAAGTTAAACCTTTGGAAGATTCTCttgagttatttatttatttttttcctatcTTGACAGGGAAGGCCGGGGAGGTTtctgcctcctccacctcctcctcctcttctgctgcCCCGgggtgagagagggagaagacagCCCGTGGTTGATGGGGGAGTAGAGGAGATCACACTCCACTGCGCTGCAGAGTGACAGTCAGGGGGTGGCCTCATCGTCACatacaggtcacatgactgacatGATTGAagcactaaacacacacacacacacacacacgtatctgTATCTATGTCTCACAATGACAAACCTATAAAACAGTACATATAATGCTGTCCATCGATTGTTTCATTTCGAATTGAACAGATGTTTACATTTACTACACAAGACCTTATAACTGTTAGATTTCATTAGGAAGCAAAATGTATTTCTCTGTCTAAGAAAAAATTCCCCCAAAATTGTTCTTTATTGCAGAATTTTGCTCCAAAACTGGGATCCAAaaggataaaatagaaaatagagaCCTTTCGGACGAGGAAATGAGCTCTTAACCTTCATGTTCGCTGGGATATGCTTGAAAAGCTAAACATTACAAGATTCTTCATCCAATTATCTTCTGCCAGACAGTGAGAAAAAtggtgacatttaaatgatgaCAAGGACATGAGGTTGAGACTGGACAGAGGACTAAAGCCGGTGAACAAAGCTCAAAATtacactgaccccccccccccccccccccccccagaggagcctTAAATTATTAAACTGATTTTCTATTGGTGTTTTGtctgaaaatgtgttgaaaaagCAGTTTGACATCCTGTGgtttaaatctaaaataaaataacctcTCAATGAGAGCAACACGTGAACAACCTGTACTTTTGTTTATTGGCCACTAGATGTCAGTCTAACCCAAATACTCAAAAGCCTTAAGAAGGAAACAGAGACTCCACTAGTCAGAGAACCTGACCCCCTCCTAAAATAGTGTAGTGTCTTTCAATAAAGATTTTCGACACACTGCAAGCCATGGAGAAAGTTTCAATACCCATCACGTGTGAACAGCTCTTTGTATTCTAATCATACCACCTTTAAATTCTCAGTGGAAAAATGGAAggccagactttttttttcttggaggGATTTCTTTTAATGGAACAGTATAGATTCACAATCCTGAGATTAAATTTCTTGTTTTCAAGGTACAGAGTGagttttaaatttcaaaccgACCTGTTTCTAATCACTCGTCTTTTATGTGACCAGTTATAGAAGGTGTTAATACTATCCTCCATACTTAATGTAAACAGTAGGAATGGAGAGTTATATAACAGCTTGTCTGCTTCAAGTAGGGCTGTTTTATTACGATGGAATAAATACTGCCTAAGTTTATATTGTTTCTCCTTTGAAAGCAGTCACTTTAGTGGCCACAGACAGTTCCACAGTGTTCCCAAACCTGATGCTAATGAACTGACATGATCATCAGGAATGTTTATAGGGAGTATCCATGATTAACTATTAGCTTCACTGTTAGCCTATCACCTTGCTACTGGTTTTATAAATGTAAAGCTCTCTATACCTCTAGTTGTTGCTGTTTTGTATGCCCTTCACATTCCCATAGCTGTCCAGtcatcagtctcagcagagtcatcagccgccgtcACCACCATCAGGATCCAGACTCCATGTGGAGCTTTAAGTCCTTCCATCACAATATTCCCAGACTCCaaagtcaactttttttttccagattaatTATACATCGTCTGCTGCATTGGGTCAGCTGTATTGTCATATTTCTTAATattcttttgtgtttgtcaaaTTTTCATCTTAAGGTTAATCTCTAGGAATCAAACAACTTTGACATAGTAAAAATGAATTATGTAAAATTGcactaaatgacaaaaaaaactttatttctataGAGCAAAAACATAGACGTCCTTCACAAGCACAAATAAATGGGATGGAAAATggtgaaaacatttgaaattagACAGTTAATCAAAAATGAGCATTGAAACTTGGCTCTGTGGTCAAGCATTAGGGTTTTCCTGAAGACATTGTGCttaatatgaatgttttttgaattttaaaaaaaaattttttaatgcaaaaatgaTAATTTGGGATTAACTAGATGCTTCCCCTTATTTCTCGCCTTTATGCTACACCAGGCTGACCAAATGTGAGCAGAGAGCTTCATGTGAGTCTTGGCGGTGGTGTCCAGATGTTTGCAGCTGTtggagaaggatgctgagtgtTACAAGGAGCCCGTGAATGCAGCACGGTGTGTTCACAGAGCTCTCTAGTGAACAGTTAATGTCTCTGCTGGCcgtccttcttcttttcctcgtcctcctcctcctcccacacaAATAAACCACAAACATTTCTGTACAGTGAGGAGACTCCTACTCTCCGTCCTCGATCGGGAATCTGCGGGGGACAGAAGAGGAAATAACAACcgagagaagagagagatggcACAACCGGACAAAAGTTCATCTTTCCCGGAGATCGTGGAGCTGAACGTGGGGGGCCAGGTGTATGTGACACGACTCCAAACTCTCACGGGGGCCCCAAACTCTCTCCTGTGGACCAAGTTCACACGGAGCTCCCCGGGAGACCTGCCAAAAGACAGCAAGGGTCGCTTCTTCTTCGACCGGGACGGGTTTTTGTTCCGTTACATCCTGGATTATCTGCGGGACTCGGAGCTCGTCCTGCCCGAATTTTTCAAGGAGAGGCGGAGGCTGCAGAAAGAAGCGGACTTCTTCCAGCTGCCGGAGCTGTCGGGGCGCCTGGCGGAGGGCAGTAAGGACAGCCCGTACGCGGAGGACAGCGGGGATCCGGAGGAGACTGAGCTCCCCAGCCCggccacctcctcctcatcggATAGGaacctctcctctccccccGGGGCCAGCTCCGGGTTCATCACCGTCGGCTACAGAGGCACCTACACCATCGGGAGAGACATCCAGGCGGACGCAAAATTCCGCAGGGTCGCTAGAATCACCGTCTGCAGCAAGATCTCTCTGGCCAAAGAAGTTTTTGGGGAAACCCTCAACGAGAGCCGCGACCCGGACCGACCCCCCGATAAATACACCGCCAGGTATTACCTCAAGTATAACTTTCTGGAGCAGGCGTTTGACCGACTCGCCCAGGCCGGTTTCCACATGGTGGCCTGCAACTCCACCGGGACCTGCTCGTACGGGAGCCACGACCCGGGGGAAGACAAGCTCTGGACCAGCTACACCGAATACGTGTTCTTTCGGTGAACCCAGCCGGACGCTGCGTCATGCGTAAAAGTCGATCCAACCGACACCCGCAGCGATCAGCGATCAATACTTCTCCACCGAACTCAAACCGGCAGGGGTACTTTAGGTCGTCCGGTTTCATTCTCTACTGCTTCGGTACTCTGTGTTCTGCAAAGTGGACTTACTTAAATTTcctgccattttttttcttcttctcctgcgcTGCAAATTTGGcgcaaaaaaagtcaaacaagcACCAAAATCACAATTTTGATTCTGTCTCAACTGTGGTTGCAAAGTTACACGCTATTATAAAAAGGCTTTAAGTGTTGTAGCGCATTCAGTGAGATATTTGTACTGTAAATAGTATAATAAATAAGAAACTGAGTGGGTGGTTTGGTTCATACATTGGGCCTTTTTTATATAATGTGTCATCCATGAGCTGCCGTCATTGATTTATCATTTAATAAAGAATTACAGCGAATAAAGTTCTACATTTAAACACTATACTCACATTATTGTCCCATCAATTATCCGAAAACTACaggagttttttaaaaatatttttttattcctttgtgCTGTAATTTCTGTGAAGAGAAAGTCATTTTTATAGTCattcagaaatgtattttgGGACTCCTTTTCCAATTATCACCAATTTATTACAgtctaaatttatattttattcttaacCCACCAAATTCTTCTCCTTTGACCCCaggagatcttttttttttctttccctggtTCAAACTGACATTGATACAATGCCAAAAAGATATTGCTGCCAAAAACAGCTCAGCATATCAGAGTGTCCTTCGCTGCCACACAAAAGAGCTCTGTTATCTCCCCTAGTGCAAGATGGGAACGAGGAGGAGGGGGATTTCTACTTGGCAGACGAGTACACTAATCAAATGTTCACTTGTGGGATTTAG
Protein-coding regions in this window:
- the slc5a7a gene encoding high-affinity choline transporter 1; this encodes MTVHVEGLVAIAFFYLLILFVGIWAAWKNKHSGEAEGTDRSETIMVGGRDIGLFVGGFTMTATWVGGGYINGTAENVYLPDYGLAWAQAPFGYALSLVVGGLFFAKPMRSRGYVTMLDPFQQLYGKRMGGLLFIPALMGEIFWSAAILSALGATLSVIVDINIKISVVISALIAIFYTLVGGLYSVAYTDVVQLFCIFVGLWISVPFALLNPAVSDIAVTAVKQVYQSPWRGSIQRKDTWVWLDNFCLLIMGGIPWQVYFQRVLSASSATYAQVLSFLAAFGCLVMAVPSILIGAIGASTDWNQTSYGAIPPKDKDQADMILPIVLQHLCPPFVSFFGLGAVSAAVMSSADSSILSASSMFARNIYQLAFRQSASDNEIVWVMRITIFLFGGLATVMALVTGTVYGLWYLSSDLVYVIIFPQLLSVLFIKGTNTYGSVAAYLFGMLLRVGGGEPYLRLPPFIYYPGWTTEQRMNHMTGLMEEVIVQRFPFKTISMLASFLGNVAFSYLAKYLFESGKISHKYDFLDAVVSKHSGEIMDKTTLVTRGNNIGLSEMAPVKPRLSVTLAAAFTRRDTLPTETVEEEEESSPDSSHLDEE
- the LOC137593635 gene encoding BTB/POZ domain-containing protein KCTD12-like, coding for MAQPDKSSSFPEIVELNVGGQVYVTRLQTLTGAPNSLLWTKFTRSSPGDLPKDSKGRFFFDRDGFLFRYILDYLRDSELVLPEFFKERRRLQKEADFFQLPELSGRLAEGSKDSPYAEDSGDPEETELPSPATSSSSDRNLSSPPGASSGFITVGYRGTYTIGRDIQADAKFRRVARITVCSKISLAKEVFGETLNESRDPDRPPDKYTARYYLKYNFLEQAFDRLAQAGFHMVACNSTGTCSYGSHDPGEDKLWTSYTEYVFFR